The following coding sequences lie in one Rutidosis leptorrhynchoides isolate AG116_Rl617_1_P2 chromosome 4, CSIRO_AGI_Rlap_v1, whole genome shotgun sequence genomic window:
- the LOC139841625 gene encoding uncharacterized protein produces the protein MKAVKDFFSNSQILKEVNNTIITLLPKVQSPCRVTDYQPISCCNVIYKCISKIITTRIKGSLEDVVSANQSAFIPEMMKNYHLNRGTPRCSFKVDIQKACDTVDWNFLEATLICFGYPRKMVKGRRGLRQGDPMSPYLFTLVMEVLTLMLQRNVSRRLRNFFVVFYGAKVSSKRIQEYHLSDSNIWEVAARPDSAWSWRRLLHIRQFIRKFLVFQIGDGKTASSCEGPTWPLDRFHKFTQLRSIAAPQLSNSNDMMGWRDNDAVVPRCSVSIVWNSIRSSASKVPWFDAIWFSQGIPKHAFVTWLLVGERVKTYEKLKAWELKSNPILECVFCKQCIESHAHLFFECRVTSHIWDRVSRLIHLPNQSFKWRDIFGMIMQVPGLKSVKMVVAKLCFAATVYFIWQEINWRIFRKSRRLEDQVYDVIYSNVRLKLMTVIFKPSGNVDRLKMDWHLG, from the exons ATGAAAGCTGTTAAAGATTTCTTTAGTAATAGTCAGATACTGAAGGAGGTGAATAATACTATTATCACTCTTTTGCCAAAGGTTCAATCGCCTTGCCGTGTTACTGATTATCAGCCAATCTCATGTTGTAACGTCATTTATAAatgtattagtaaaatcattacgaCTAGGATTAAAGGGAGTCTAGAGGATGTGGTGAGTGCAAACCAATCTGCTTTTATTCCTG AGATGATGAAGAATTATCATCTTAATCGGGGAACGCCGAGATGCTCTTTCAAAGTTGACATTCAGAAAGCCTGCGATACGGTAGACTGGAATTTTCTCGAGGCTACTTTAATTTGTTTTGGTTACCCTAGGAAGATGGTGAA AGGTAGGCGGGGCCTTCGCCAAGGTGACCCTATGTCGCCGTATCTTTTCACGCTAGTTATGGAAGTTCTCACTCTTATGTTGCAACGTAATGTCTCTAG GAGATTGAGAAACTTTTTCGTGGTTTTTTATGGTGCCAAAGTGAGCTCAAAAAGG ATTCAGGAGTATCATTTATCGGATTCTAATATATGGGAAGTTGCTGCTAGACCTGATTCAGCTTGGAGCTGGCGTCGTCTGTTGCATATCAGACAATTCATACGGAAGTTTTTGGTGTTCCAAATTGGCGATGGAAAGACAGCATCATCATG TGAAGGACCAACGTGGCCATTAGATCGGTTCCATAAATTTACCCAGTTACGTTCTATTGCTGCTCCTCAGCTTTCTAATTCGAATGATATGATGGGTTGGAGGGACAATGATGCAGTTGTGCCTAGGTGCTCGGTTTCTATTGTTTGGAATTCTATCAGATCGTCAGCTTCTAAGGTCCCTTGGTTTGATGCGATATGGTTCTCGCAAGGTATTCCAAAACATGCGTTTGTTACATGGTTACTGGTTGGTGAGCGGGTGAAAACATATGAAAAACTTAAAGCATGGGAGCTGAAATCTAATCCTATCCTGGAATGTGTGTTCTGTAAGCAATGCATAGAATCGCATGCTCATCTTTTTTTTGAATGTCGGGTTACGTCGCATATTTGGGATAGAGTAAGCAGATTGATTCATCTTCCTAATCAAAGTTTTAAGTGGCGAGATATTTTCGGTATGATCATGCAGGTGCCAGGTCTCAAATCTGTCAAAATGGTGGTTGCTAAGCTATGTTTCGCTGCTACGGTGTACTTCATTTGGCAGGAGATAAATTGGAGGATTTTTAGGAAATCTCGTCGGTTAGAGGATCAAGTCTATGATGTCATTTATAGTAATGTCAGGTTAAAATTAATGACAGTTATTTTTAAGCCATCCGGCAATGTGGATAGGCTTAAGATGGACTGGCATCTTGGCTAG
- the LOC139841626 gene encoding uncharacterized protein translates to MVDVNHFGFRFTWNQSPNASTGILKKIDRVMENDVFISRFTNAYIIFQPYRTSDHCLAEWRTNVQGYSMYRLVNKLRMLKTPIQRLMWCKGDIHKRVVQLRDELESAQKEVDAHPYSTTLREKENIALKHYNEVVFQEESLLKQKLKIEWLRVGYCNSNYFHKVVKWRLNRSRIDVITDADNHVVKGAAVPQVFVRHYENFLGCASTCDEFVDPRSLFTKQISQSQSDYMAQPVLEHEIRDAIFDIGNNKSPGPDDFTTSFFKDA, encoded by the exons ATGGTGGATGTTAACCATTTCGGGTTTCGTTTCACTTGGAACCAAAGTCCTAATGCTTCAACGGGAATTTTGAAGAAGATCGATAGAGTCATGGAAAACGATGTTTTTATTAGTAGGTTTACGAATGCCTACATCATCTTCCAGCCTTATAGAACCTCTGATCATTGTCTGGCC GAGTGGAGGACTAATGTCCAAGGCTATTCGATGTACAGGTTAGTTAACAAGTTACGCATGTTGAAAACTCCAATTCAAAGATTGATGTGGTGTAAGGGTGATATCCATAAACGTGTTGTCCAATTACGTGATGAGTTGGAGAGTGCTCAAAAAGAAGTAGATGCTCATCCTTATTCTACTACTTTACGTGAAAAAGAAAATATAGCTTTAAAGCATTACAATGAGGTGGTGTTCCAGGAGGAAAGCTTGTTAaaacaaaaattgaaaattgagtgGCTTCGAGTGGGATACTGCAACTCTAATTACTTTCATAAAGTAGTGAAATGGAGATTAAACAGAAGTCGTATTGATGTAATCACTGATGCAGATAATCATGTGGTTAAAGGTGCTGCTGTCCCTCAGGTCTTTGTTCGGCATTATGAGAATTTTTTGGGTTGTGCGAGTACGTGTGATGAATTTGTAGATCCAAGATCTCTTTTTACAAAACAAATCAGTCAAAGTCAGAGTGATTATATGGCGCAGCCGGTGTTGGAGCATGAAATTAGGGATGCAATTTTTGACATTGGTAACAACAAATCGCCAGGTCCGGATGATTTTACTACGAGTTTCTTTAAAGATGCCTGA